The following proteins are encoded in a genomic region of Heliangelus exortis chromosome 7, bHelExo1.hap1, whole genome shotgun sequence:
- the CNNM1 gene encoding metal transporter CNNM1 isoform X9: protein MRDLRATLRSLGPSRRGSAGQLPVARGAAAARPPAHVCRRAGSPLQSRCGGRALRYRRSGMAAGLGRGGGWGQSRGAVLLLFFSLSPRPPAGAAWLLGLRPEDTAPGRVSLEGGAVQAAEGSRFLLRLYFQPLPEGNGSRGPAGEREPRLVFIEEAAPAAGGGKAARGPAERCRERSAWASDVEVVGPLRSGGAAGSALAEVRVREARKGESAAAPGGRLFSLCAWDGRAWAHHGAAGGFLLRVRPAAPGLGTWLLPLPEAGWLRALGALLLLGLSALFSGLRLSLLSLDPLELRVLRNSGSAAEREQARRVQAVRGGGGTYLLCTLLLGQAGANAALAGWLCASLPGSGPAAAAAGGPRGAPWLPVLLCAAAVFLGGEVLPYSVCSRHGLAIASRTLCLTRLLMLATFPLCYPLSRLLDWALRQELSVFSTRERLLETLRAAGPHGDLVREELAMVQGALELRTKVVEDVLTPLDDCFMLRADAVLDFATVSEILRSGYTRIPVYEGERRDNIVDLLFVKDLAFVDPDDCTPLQTVTRFYRRPLHCVFNDTRLDTLLEEFKKGKSHLAIVQRVNNEGEGDPFYEVMGIVTLEDVIEEIIKSEILDETDLYTDNRKKERVHRGRKPQDFSIFRLSDSEMKVKISPQLLLATHRFMATEVEPFKSPYLSEKILLRLLKHPSVIQELKYDRKNKKAPEHYLYQRNRPVDYFVLILQGKVEVEIGKEGLRFENGAFTYYGVPAIMAVVSSDNDMRKVGSLAGSSFLLPVSVSRTSAFSRGESLAGSPVNRSPSRCSGLNRSESPNRDHNDYGGSTTQLHSSSNNIYTPDYSVHILCDIQFVKITRQQYHNALVASRMDSSPQSPDIDAFDRDSTKASTARGTPQTPKEDATTLLNERNSVLYSECCGTVLEAESPVREAGTSSSPGSSEETLGRKLLRSLSAHKQQSSPEGEKTPEESSNLTPLIT, encoded by the exons ATGCGGGACCTGAGGGCCACCCTCCGCTCCCTCGGCCCCTCCCGCCGGGGCTCCGCGGGCCAGCTGCCGGTCGCACGTGGCGCGGCGGCTGCCCGCCCCCCGGCCCACGTGTGCCGCCGCGCCGGCTCCCCGCTGCAGTCCCGGTGCGGCGGGCGGGCGCTGCGGTACCGGCGCAGCGGCATGGCGGCGGGCCTGGGGCGCGGCGGCGGCTGGGGCCAGAGCCGGGGGGCCGTGCTGTTGCTCTTCTTCTCGCTGTCGCCGCGGCCGCCGGCCGGGGCCGCCTGGCTGCTGGGACTGCGGCCCGAGGACACGGCGCCGGGCCGGGTGTCCCTGGAGGGCGGCGCGGTACAGGCGGCAGAGGGGAGCCGCTTCCTCCTGCGCCTCTACTTTCAGCCGCTGCCCGAGGGCAACGGGAGCCGTGGGCCGGCGGGGGAGCGGGAGCCGCGGTTGGTCTTCATCGAGGAGGCGGCTCCGGCGGCTGGGGGGGGCAAGGCGGCACGGGGCCCGGCAGAGCGGTGCCGGGAGCGCAGCGCCTGGGCCTCGGACGTAGAGGTGGTGGGGCCGCTGCGCTCGGGCGGGGCGGCGGGCTCGGCGCTGGCCGAGGTGCGTGTGCGGGAGGCGCGGAAGGGCGAGTCGGCGGCGGCACCGGGCGGGCGGCTTTTCTCGCTCTGCGCCTGGGACGGGCGGGCCTGGGCGCACCACGGGGCGGCGGGCGGCTTTCTGCTGCGGGTCCGGCCCGCCGCCCCGGGGCTGGGCACCTGGCTGCTGCCGCTGCCCGAGGCGGGCTGGCTGCGAGCGCTGGGcgccctgctgctgctggggctgtcgGCGCTGTTCAGCGGCCTGCGCCTCTCGCTGCTCTCGCTGGACCCGCTGGAGCTCCGCGTCCTGCGCAACAGCGGCTCGGCGGCCGAGCGGGAACAGGCGCGGCGGGTGCAGGCGGTGCGCGGCGGCGGGGGCACCTACCTACTGTGCAcgctgctgctggggcaggcgGGGGCAAACGCGGCGCTGGCCGGCTGGCTCTGCGCCTcgctgcccggctccgggccggcggcggcggcggccggtGGGCCGCGGGGAGCACCCTGGCTGCCGGTGTTGCTCTGCGCCGCCGCCGTCTTCCTGGGCGGCGAAGTGCTGCCCTACTCCGTCTGCTCACGGCACGGGCTGGCCATCGCCTCCCGCACCTTGTGCCTCACCCGGCTGCTGATGCTGGCCACCTTCCCCCTCTGCTACCCGCTCAGCCGGCTGCTGGACTGGGCGCTGAGGCAGGAGCTCAGCGTCTTCTCCACGCGGGAGCGGCTGCTGGAGACTCTGCGTGCCGCTGGCCCCCACGGCGACCTGGTGCGGGAGGAGCTGGCCATGGTGCAGGGCGCGCTGGAGCTGCGCACCAAGGTGGTGGAGGACGTGCTGACGCCGCTCGACGACTGCTTCATGCTCCGCGCTGATGCCGTTCTGGACTTTGCTACTGTCTCCGAGATCCTCCGCTCTGGCTACACTCGCATCCCTGTCTACGAGGGTGAACGGCGTGACAACATTGTTGACCTGCTTTTCGTCAAGGACCTGGCCTTCGTTGACCCCGATGACTGCACCCCCTTGCAGACTGTCACCCGCTTCTACCGCCGCCCTCTCCACTGCGTGTTCAACGACACTCGCCTTGACACACTGCTTGAGGAGTTCAAGAAGG GAAAGTCTCACCTGGCCATCGTGCAGCGGGTGAATAACGAAGGGGAAGGAGACCCGTTCTATGAGGTGATGGGCATTGTCACCCTGGAGGATGTCATTGAGGAGATCATCAAGTCCGAGATCCTGGATGAGACGGATCTGTACA CAGACAATCGGAAGAAGGAGCGGGTGCACCGAGGACGCAAGCCCCAGGACTTCTCCATCTTCAGGCTCTCAGACAGTGAGATGAAGGTGAAGATCTCCCCACAGCTCCTTCTGGCGACCCATCGGTTCATGGCAACAG AGGTGGAGCCTTTCAAGTCCCCCTACCTCTCTGAGAAGATCCTGCTTCGGCTCCTGAAACACCCCAGCGTCATCCAGGAGCTCAAGTATGACCGAAAGAACAAAAAGGCTCCTGAGCATTACCTCTACCAGCGCAACCGCCCTGTTGACTACTTTGTCCTCATCCTGCAG GGGAAAGTGGAGGTGGAGATTGGCAAGGAAGGGCTGCGGTTTGAGAACGGGGCATTCACCTATTATGGTGTCCCTGCCATCATGGCTGTTGTCTCCTCGG ATAATGACATGAGGAAAGTGGGCAGCCTGGCTGGATCTTCCTTCCTAC TGCCTGTCTCAGTGTCCCGTACCTCCGCCTTCAGCAGAGGGGAGTCCCTGGCTGGCTCTCCAG TGAACAGGTCACCATCACGGTGCAGTGGGCTCAACCGCTCTGAGTCCCCCAACCGGGACCACAATGACTACGGGGGCAGCACCACAcagctccacagcagcagcaacaacatCTACACACCTGACTACTCTGTGCACATCCTCTGCGACATCCAGTTTGTCAAG ATCACCCGTCAGCAGTACCACAACGCGCTGGTGGCCAGCCGCATGGACAGCTCTCCCCAGTCCCCCGACATAGATGCCTTTGACAGGGATTCAACCAAGGCCTCAACTGCACGAGGAACCCCCCAGACACCCAAGGAAGATGCCACCACCCTTCTGAATGAGAGGAACAGTGTGTTGT ACAGTGAGTGCTGTGGCACTGTCCTGGAGGCAGAGTCCCCGGTCAGAGAGGCTGGGACCAGCTCATCACCAGGCAGCTCCGAAGAGACGCTGGGCAGGAAGCTGCTGAGATCCCTCA GTGCGCACAAGCAGCAGTCTTCACCGGAGGGCGAGAAGACACCAGAGGAGAGCTCCAATCTCACACCATTAATCACCTGA
- the CNNM1 gene encoding metal transporter CNNM1 isoform X11 yields the protein MRDLRATLRSLGPSRRGSAGQLPVARGAAAARPPAHVCRRAGSPLQSRCGGRALRYRRSGMAAGLGRGGGWGQSRGAVLLLFFSLSPRPPAGAAWLLGLRPEDTAPGRVSLEGGAVQAAEGSRFLLRLYFQPLPEGNGSRGPAGEREPRLVFIEEAAPAAGGGKAARGPAERCRERSAWASDVEVVGPLRSGGAAGSALAEVRVREARKGESAAAPGGRLFSLCAWDGRAWAHHGAAGGFLLRVRPAAPGLGTWLLPLPEAGWLRALGALLLLGLSALFSGLRLSLLSLDPLELRVLRNSGSAAEREQARRVQAVRGGGGTYLLCTLLLGQAGANAALAGWLCASLPGSGPAAAAAGGPRGAPWLPVLLCAAAVFLGGEVLPYSVCSRHGLAIASRTLCLTRLLMLATFPLCYPLSRLLDWALRQELSVFSTRERLLETLRAAGPHGDLVREELAMVQGALELRTKVVEDVLTPLDDCFMLRADAVLDFATVSEILRSGYTRIPVYEGERRDNIVDLLFVKDLAFVDPDDCTPLQTVTRFYRRPLHCVFNDTRLDTLLEEFKKGKSHLAIVQRVNNEGEGDPFYEVMGIVTLEDVIEEIIKSEILDETDLYTDNRKKERVHRGRKPQDFSIFRLSDSEMKVKISPQLLLATHRFMATEVEPFKSPYLSEKILLRLLKHPSVIQELKYDRKNKKAPEHYLYQRNRPVDYFVLILQGKVEVEIGKEGLRFENGAFTYYGVPAIMAVVSSDNDMRKVGSLAGSSFLLPVSVSRTSAFSRGESLAGSPVNRSPSRCSGLNRSESPNRDHNDYGGSTTQLHSSSNNIYTPDYSVHILCDIQFVKITRQQYHNALVASRMDSSPQSPDIDAFDRDSTKASTARGTPQTPKEDATTLLNERNSVLCAHKQQSSPEGEKTPEESSNLTPLIT from the exons ATGCGGGACCTGAGGGCCACCCTCCGCTCCCTCGGCCCCTCCCGCCGGGGCTCCGCGGGCCAGCTGCCGGTCGCACGTGGCGCGGCGGCTGCCCGCCCCCCGGCCCACGTGTGCCGCCGCGCCGGCTCCCCGCTGCAGTCCCGGTGCGGCGGGCGGGCGCTGCGGTACCGGCGCAGCGGCATGGCGGCGGGCCTGGGGCGCGGCGGCGGCTGGGGCCAGAGCCGGGGGGCCGTGCTGTTGCTCTTCTTCTCGCTGTCGCCGCGGCCGCCGGCCGGGGCCGCCTGGCTGCTGGGACTGCGGCCCGAGGACACGGCGCCGGGCCGGGTGTCCCTGGAGGGCGGCGCGGTACAGGCGGCAGAGGGGAGCCGCTTCCTCCTGCGCCTCTACTTTCAGCCGCTGCCCGAGGGCAACGGGAGCCGTGGGCCGGCGGGGGAGCGGGAGCCGCGGTTGGTCTTCATCGAGGAGGCGGCTCCGGCGGCTGGGGGGGGCAAGGCGGCACGGGGCCCGGCAGAGCGGTGCCGGGAGCGCAGCGCCTGGGCCTCGGACGTAGAGGTGGTGGGGCCGCTGCGCTCGGGCGGGGCGGCGGGCTCGGCGCTGGCCGAGGTGCGTGTGCGGGAGGCGCGGAAGGGCGAGTCGGCGGCGGCACCGGGCGGGCGGCTTTTCTCGCTCTGCGCCTGGGACGGGCGGGCCTGGGCGCACCACGGGGCGGCGGGCGGCTTTCTGCTGCGGGTCCGGCCCGCCGCCCCGGGGCTGGGCACCTGGCTGCTGCCGCTGCCCGAGGCGGGCTGGCTGCGAGCGCTGGGcgccctgctgctgctggggctgtcgGCGCTGTTCAGCGGCCTGCGCCTCTCGCTGCTCTCGCTGGACCCGCTGGAGCTCCGCGTCCTGCGCAACAGCGGCTCGGCGGCCGAGCGGGAACAGGCGCGGCGGGTGCAGGCGGTGCGCGGCGGCGGGGGCACCTACCTACTGTGCAcgctgctgctggggcaggcgGGGGCAAACGCGGCGCTGGCCGGCTGGCTCTGCGCCTcgctgcccggctccgggccggcggcggcggcggccggtGGGCCGCGGGGAGCACCCTGGCTGCCGGTGTTGCTCTGCGCCGCCGCCGTCTTCCTGGGCGGCGAAGTGCTGCCCTACTCCGTCTGCTCACGGCACGGGCTGGCCATCGCCTCCCGCACCTTGTGCCTCACCCGGCTGCTGATGCTGGCCACCTTCCCCCTCTGCTACCCGCTCAGCCGGCTGCTGGACTGGGCGCTGAGGCAGGAGCTCAGCGTCTTCTCCACGCGGGAGCGGCTGCTGGAGACTCTGCGTGCCGCTGGCCCCCACGGCGACCTGGTGCGGGAGGAGCTGGCCATGGTGCAGGGCGCGCTGGAGCTGCGCACCAAGGTGGTGGAGGACGTGCTGACGCCGCTCGACGACTGCTTCATGCTCCGCGCTGATGCCGTTCTGGACTTTGCTACTGTCTCCGAGATCCTCCGCTCTGGCTACACTCGCATCCCTGTCTACGAGGGTGAACGGCGTGACAACATTGTTGACCTGCTTTTCGTCAAGGACCTGGCCTTCGTTGACCCCGATGACTGCACCCCCTTGCAGACTGTCACCCGCTTCTACCGCCGCCCTCTCCACTGCGTGTTCAACGACACTCGCCTTGACACACTGCTTGAGGAGTTCAAGAAGG GAAAGTCTCACCTGGCCATCGTGCAGCGGGTGAATAACGAAGGGGAAGGAGACCCGTTCTATGAGGTGATGGGCATTGTCACCCTGGAGGATGTCATTGAGGAGATCATCAAGTCCGAGATCCTGGATGAGACGGATCTGTACA CAGACAATCGGAAGAAGGAGCGGGTGCACCGAGGACGCAAGCCCCAGGACTTCTCCATCTTCAGGCTCTCAGACAGTGAGATGAAGGTGAAGATCTCCCCACAGCTCCTTCTGGCGACCCATCGGTTCATGGCAACAG AGGTGGAGCCTTTCAAGTCCCCCTACCTCTCTGAGAAGATCCTGCTTCGGCTCCTGAAACACCCCAGCGTCATCCAGGAGCTCAAGTATGACCGAAAGAACAAAAAGGCTCCTGAGCATTACCTCTACCAGCGCAACCGCCCTGTTGACTACTTTGTCCTCATCCTGCAG GGGAAAGTGGAGGTGGAGATTGGCAAGGAAGGGCTGCGGTTTGAGAACGGGGCATTCACCTATTATGGTGTCCCTGCCATCATGGCTGTTGTCTCCTCGG ATAATGACATGAGGAAAGTGGGCAGCCTGGCTGGATCTTCCTTCCTAC TGCCTGTCTCAGTGTCCCGTACCTCCGCCTTCAGCAGAGGGGAGTCCCTGGCTGGCTCTCCAG TGAACAGGTCACCATCACGGTGCAGTGGGCTCAACCGCTCTGAGTCCCCCAACCGGGACCACAATGACTACGGGGGCAGCACCACAcagctccacagcagcagcaacaacatCTACACACCTGACTACTCTGTGCACATCCTCTGCGACATCCAGTTTGTCAAG ATCACCCGTCAGCAGTACCACAACGCGCTGGTGGCCAGCCGCATGGACAGCTCTCCCCAGTCCCCCGACATAGATGCCTTTGACAGGGATTCAACCAAGGCCTCAACTGCACGAGGAACCCCCCAGACACCCAAGGAAGATGCCACCACCCTTCTGAATGAGAGGAACAGTGTGTTGT GTGCGCACAAGCAGCAGTCTTCACCGGAGGGCGAGAAGACACCAGAGGAGAGCTCCAATCTCACACCATTAATCACCTGA
- the CNNM1 gene encoding metal transporter CNNM1 isoform X10 has translation MRDLRATLRSLGPSRRGSAGQLPVARGAAAARPPAHVCRRAGSPLQSRCGGRALRYRRSGMAAGLGRGGGWGQSRGAVLLLFFSLSPRPPAGAAWLLGLRPEDTAPGRVSLEGGAVQAAEGSRFLLRLYFQPLPEGNGSRGPAGEREPRLVFIEEAAPAAGGGKAARGPAERCRERSAWASDVEVVGPLRSGGAAGSALAEVRVREARKGESAAAPGGRLFSLCAWDGRAWAHHGAAGGFLLRVRPAAPGLGTWLLPLPEAGWLRALGALLLLGLSALFSGLRLSLLSLDPLELRVLRNSGSAAEREQARRVQAVRGGGGTYLLCTLLLGQAGANAALAGWLCASLPGSGPAAAAAGGPRGAPWLPVLLCAAAVFLGGEVLPYSVCSRHGLAIASRTLCLTRLLMLATFPLCYPLSRLLDWALRQELSVFSTRERLLETLRAAGPHGDLVREELAMVQGALELRTKVVEDVLTPLDDCFMLRADAVLDFATVSEILRSGYTRIPVYEGERRDNIVDLLFVKDLAFVDPDDCTPLQTVTRFYRRPLHCVFNDTRLDTLLEEFKKGKSHLAIVQRVNNEGEGDPFYEVMGIVTLEDVIEEIIKSEILDETDLYTDNRKKERVHRGRKPQDFSIFRLSDSEMKVKISPQLLLATHRFMATEVEPFKSPYLSEKILLRLLKHPSVIQELKYDRKNKKAPEHYLYQRNRPVDYFVLILQGKVEVEIGKEGLRFENGAFTYYGVPAIMAVVSSDNDMRKVGSLAGSSFLLPVSVSRTSAFSRGESLAGSPVNRSPSRCSGLNRSESPNRDHNDYGGSTTQLHSSSNNIYTPDYSVHILCDIQFVKITRQQYHNALVASRMDSSPQSPDIDAFDRDSTKASTARGTPQTPKEDATTLLNERNSVLLSAVALSWRQSPRSERLGPAHHQAAPKRRWAGSC, from the exons ATGCGGGACCTGAGGGCCACCCTCCGCTCCCTCGGCCCCTCCCGCCGGGGCTCCGCGGGCCAGCTGCCGGTCGCACGTGGCGCGGCGGCTGCCCGCCCCCCGGCCCACGTGTGCCGCCGCGCCGGCTCCCCGCTGCAGTCCCGGTGCGGCGGGCGGGCGCTGCGGTACCGGCGCAGCGGCATGGCGGCGGGCCTGGGGCGCGGCGGCGGCTGGGGCCAGAGCCGGGGGGCCGTGCTGTTGCTCTTCTTCTCGCTGTCGCCGCGGCCGCCGGCCGGGGCCGCCTGGCTGCTGGGACTGCGGCCCGAGGACACGGCGCCGGGCCGGGTGTCCCTGGAGGGCGGCGCGGTACAGGCGGCAGAGGGGAGCCGCTTCCTCCTGCGCCTCTACTTTCAGCCGCTGCCCGAGGGCAACGGGAGCCGTGGGCCGGCGGGGGAGCGGGAGCCGCGGTTGGTCTTCATCGAGGAGGCGGCTCCGGCGGCTGGGGGGGGCAAGGCGGCACGGGGCCCGGCAGAGCGGTGCCGGGAGCGCAGCGCCTGGGCCTCGGACGTAGAGGTGGTGGGGCCGCTGCGCTCGGGCGGGGCGGCGGGCTCGGCGCTGGCCGAGGTGCGTGTGCGGGAGGCGCGGAAGGGCGAGTCGGCGGCGGCACCGGGCGGGCGGCTTTTCTCGCTCTGCGCCTGGGACGGGCGGGCCTGGGCGCACCACGGGGCGGCGGGCGGCTTTCTGCTGCGGGTCCGGCCCGCCGCCCCGGGGCTGGGCACCTGGCTGCTGCCGCTGCCCGAGGCGGGCTGGCTGCGAGCGCTGGGcgccctgctgctgctggggctgtcgGCGCTGTTCAGCGGCCTGCGCCTCTCGCTGCTCTCGCTGGACCCGCTGGAGCTCCGCGTCCTGCGCAACAGCGGCTCGGCGGCCGAGCGGGAACAGGCGCGGCGGGTGCAGGCGGTGCGCGGCGGCGGGGGCACCTACCTACTGTGCAcgctgctgctggggcaggcgGGGGCAAACGCGGCGCTGGCCGGCTGGCTCTGCGCCTcgctgcccggctccgggccggcggcggcggcggccggtGGGCCGCGGGGAGCACCCTGGCTGCCGGTGTTGCTCTGCGCCGCCGCCGTCTTCCTGGGCGGCGAAGTGCTGCCCTACTCCGTCTGCTCACGGCACGGGCTGGCCATCGCCTCCCGCACCTTGTGCCTCACCCGGCTGCTGATGCTGGCCACCTTCCCCCTCTGCTACCCGCTCAGCCGGCTGCTGGACTGGGCGCTGAGGCAGGAGCTCAGCGTCTTCTCCACGCGGGAGCGGCTGCTGGAGACTCTGCGTGCCGCTGGCCCCCACGGCGACCTGGTGCGGGAGGAGCTGGCCATGGTGCAGGGCGCGCTGGAGCTGCGCACCAAGGTGGTGGAGGACGTGCTGACGCCGCTCGACGACTGCTTCATGCTCCGCGCTGATGCCGTTCTGGACTTTGCTACTGTCTCCGAGATCCTCCGCTCTGGCTACACTCGCATCCCTGTCTACGAGGGTGAACGGCGTGACAACATTGTTGACCTGCTTTTCGTCAAGGACCTGGCCTTCGTTGACCCCGATGACTGCACCCCCTTGCAGACTGTCACCCGCTTCTACCGCCGCCCTCTCCACTGCGTGTTCAACGACACTCGCCTTGACACACTGCTTGAGGAGTTCAAGAAGG GAAAGTCTCACCTGGCCATCGTGCAGCGGGTGAATAACGAAGGGGAAGGAGACCCGTTCTATGAGGTGATGGGCATTGTCACCCTGGAGGATGTCATTGAGGAGATCATCAAGTCCGAGATCCTGGATGAGACGGATCTGTACA CAGACAATCGGAAGAAGGAGCGGGTGCACCGAGGACGCAAGCCCCAGGACTTCTCCATCTTCAGGCTCTCAGACAGTGAGATGAAGGTGAAGATCTCCCCACAGCTCCTTCTGGCGACCCATCGGTTCATGGCAACAG AGGTGGAGCCTTTCAAGTCCCCCTACCTCTCTGAGAAGATCCTGCTTCGGCTCCTGAAACACCCCAGCGTCATCCAGGAGCTCAAGTATGACCGAAAGAACAAAAAGGCTCCTGAGCATTACCTCTACCAGCGCAACCGCCCTGTTGACTACTTTGTCCTCATCCTGCAG GGGAAAGTGGAGGTGGAGATTGGCAAGGAAGGGCTGCGGTTTGAGAACGGGGCATTCACCTATTATGGTGTCCCTGCCATCATGGCTGTTGTCTCCTCGG ATAATGACATGAGGAAAGTGGGCAGCCTGGCTGGATCTTCCTTCCTAC TGCCTGTCTCAGTGTCCCGTACCTCCGCCTTCAGCAGAGGGGAGTCCCTGGCTGGCTCTCCAG TGAACAGGTCACCATCACGGTGCAGTGGGCTCAACCGCTCTGAGTCCCCCAACCGGGACCACAATGACTACGGGGGCAGCACCACAcagctccacagcagcagcaacaacatCTACACACCTGACTACTCTGTGCACATCCTCTGCGACATCCAGTTTGTCAAG ATCACCCGTCAGCAGTACCACAACGCGCTGGTGGCCAGCCGCATGGACAGCTCTCCCCAGTCCCCCGACATAGATGCCTTTGACAGGGATTCAACCAAGGCCTCAACTGCACGAGGAACCCCCCAGACACCCAAGGAAGATGCCACCACCCTTCTGAATGAGAGGAACAGTGTGTTGT TGAGTGCTGTGGCACTGTCCTGGAGGCAGAGTCCCCGGTCAGAGAGGCTGGGACCAGCTCATCACCAGGCAGCTCCGAAGAGACGCTGGGCAGGAAGCTGCTGA